The Salvelinus alpinus chromosome 35, SLU_Salpinus.1, whole genome shotgun sequence genome window below encodes:
- the LOC139564278 gene encoding galanin receptor type 1-like yields MKAFVRPTLTFEHSSALEKVMNSSGLDNLTEFASWYLNRTDVEEENQKLLFGIGMDNFITLLVFGLIFTLGVLGNSMVITVLARSKPGKPRSTTNIFILNLSIADLSYLLFCIPFQSTIYMMPTWVLGAFICKFIHYFFTVSMLVSIFTLSAMSVDRYIAIVHSRKSSYIRVSKHALIGVVVIWILSLAMAAPVAVIHNIYQRDENHTYCWEVWPDQNQKKVYVVCTFVFGYVLPLLLISFCYAKVLNHLHKKLRNMSKKSEASKKKTAQTVLVVVVVFCLSWLPHHVVHLWVEFGNFPLTQWSFLFRVAAHCLAYSNSSVNPVIYAFLSENFRKAYKQVFRCQITNSPLNELKEFRSKVDNTPPSTNCTNV; encoded by the exons ATGAAGGCATTTGTGCGCCCTACACTTACATTTGAACATAGTTCAGCACTAGAAAAAGTGATGAACTCGTCTGGTTTGGACAACCTAACCGAATTTGCATCATGGTATCTCAACAGAACGGATGTCGAGGAGGAAAATCAGAAACTTCTGTTCGGGATTGGCATGGACAACTTCATTACGCTTTTGGTTTTCGGACTCATCTTTACGCTTGGAGTGTTGGGAAACTCCATGGTCATCACCGTGCTGGCACGTAGTAAACCCGGAAAACCACGGAGCACCACCAACATATTCATCCTTAACCTTAGCATCGCCGACCTGTCCTACCTGCTTTTCTGCATCCCTTTTCAGTCAACTATTTACATGATGCCGACATGGGTTCTGGGTGCCTTCATCTGCAAGTTCATTCATTATTTCTTCACCGTTTCCATGCTGGTTAGTATTTTCACCTTGTCCGCAATGTCGGTGGACCGCTACATTGCCATTGTTCACTCCAGAAAGTCGTCCTACATCCGCGTGTCAAAGCACGCTTTGATCGGAGTGGTGGTCATTTGGATACTCTCTTTGGCCATGGCGGCGCCAGTCGCCGTCATACACAACATATACCAGAGAGACGAGAATCACACCTATTGCTGGGAAGTGTGGCCGGATCAAAACCAAAAGAAAGTCTATGTTGTGTGCACGTTTGTTTTTGGTTATGTATTGCCCCTGCTGCTGATTTCGTTCTGTTACGCAAAG GTTTTAAATCACCTGCACAAAAAACTCAGAAACATGTCCAAAAAGTCAGAGGCATCGAAAAAGAAG actGCCCAGACGGTtcttgtagtggtggtggtgttctgcCTGTCATGGCTCCCCCACCATGTGGTCCACCTGTGGGTGGAATTCGGCAACTTCCCCTTGACCCAGTGGTCCTTCTTGTTCCGGGTGGCGGCCCACTGCCTGGCCTATAGCAACTCCTCCGTCAACCCTGTCATCTACGCCTTCCTCTCGGAGAACTTCAGGAAGGCCTACAAGCAGGTGTTCAGGTGTCAGATTACCAACTCCCCTCTCAACGAACTCAAGGAGTTCCGCAGCAAGGTGGACAACACACCGCCCTCCACCAACTGCACCAACGTCTGA